GGATGATCCGCACAGCATGCCACGCTGTGATGTTGTCTGGGGTTGGTACAAACGCAAGCGTGTTCTTTTCTCTGTCTCCAAAGTAGAAACCACGCTTGTCATGTGAGCCGTCCAACTGAACGAGAAACTGCGTGCGGTCATCCGAAAAGCACACAGGCACATTATCCATGGATGAGACAGCAAACTGGATCTCGTGCTTTGCGAGAAAATCGAATGCTGCTGTATATGGGTCGAATCCGTCCGCACTCTTTGACAATGTGTTCGCACCAACCGGTTGCATCGCATTGCCTTGGTCAGTCTGTCGTCGCAAAGGCACCAGGCTGCGCGGGCCAGTAAGCTCCGGCTTTCGTGTCGACGTGTCCGTCGCCAGATCATACTCCCAAGCATCGGTTTTGCCGAATCCGCCGGGCACTCCCGGAGCCAGCTTGTCGGTCGATTCATACAGCATGGTGCCGTCGTTGCGTACCTCCATCACAATTTCTGCTGGCGTGAAATACCTGCCGCTGTAGTTCATGTAGACAAAGCCCGCATCAACCTTCCCGTGCGCGCCGGTTTCCGTTTGGAACAGATGCAGGGGGATCGTTGCAAATGCAAGCTCTGAATGGAATGACGGCCAGTCGTCGTACGGTTTTATGATCTCAAGTTCTTGCAGGTTCGTCATTGCGTAACACGACATGTCATCCGAAAATACAAGATCAATCGTTTTGTCAGCAACATCAAATGGGAATGATGCAACACTGCGGACGACACCTGTGTTCTCATCATGCACAACGTACCAGATTTTCTTGCCCTGCGTGTGACGGATGACATGCCGATTGTCTCTGAGCTGCTTTACAGGCTCAAACACACCTTCAGGAGCTCTGACAATGTTGTTTTCATCGATGACACGAACATCCTCGTAGTTATACGTGCCATTTATGTAGATGTAGATCTCATTGTTCTGCGACAGAACAGGCTTGACACGCCGACGAGCAAGCACGGTTGACACATTCCATGTCTGGTAGTTGACTGTGTAGATCACATCAGAAGAACCCGGAGCATCCTTGCTGCCAAGCAGCTGCATCATCAGCAGATCGCGCCTCGGCATGCCGGGCAATGATCGTGTCAGCAACTCTGGCATTGCGCCTACATCTGTGATATGCAGGCGCTCGACGATCGCAAGCGATGGTGCCGTATGCACACTCCACACTTGTGCAATGAGATGCCCCCTACTGCCTTGCATTTCCATTGTTGTTACAACAAGAAACCCGGGAGGTGTAGCAGTATCCCCAGATGCTCCAGAGAGCTGAGCACGCCCGACGCCCGGTGGGAGATCCTGTGCAAGCACAGGTGCGATTGCGCTGATCAAACCAACGAGAAGTGCAAAGTACCTCATGCTGTTATTCTTCGGATTGAAAACTGATCAACCTACACTATTCTGTACTGACCTGCCACGACTGGAACACACATATGGGCAAAGCACCAAACCTCCGATATACCCAGCCTCTTCCAGCCAACTCCATAGCGATGTTTGTACAGTTGTTCGAGCGCCAGAAGGCCTCGGCCGAGCACGCCATAGAGCAGATTACAGACGAGCATCTCTTTGCCAGACCCACGGACGGCATGAACTCGATCGCCATCATCATCCAGCATATCTCGGGAAACCTGCGATCGCGCTGGACAGATTTTCTGACCAGCGACGGCGAGAAGCCCGATCGCAACCGCGACACCGAGTTCGCAGAACCTCCGCACGATCGCGAGCTTCTCATGCAGAAGTGGGATGACGCGTGGGCGATCACGCTCGCGTCTATTGGCTCGCTCTCACCCGATGATCTGTCGCGCATCGTCACGATCAGATCCGTGCCGCACACGGTACATGCTGCGTTATGCCGGAGCATGGAACACATCGGGTACCACGTCGGGCAGATCCATCTGCTTGCGCGCCTGCTCCACGGATCGGCAGGCTGGAACTGGCTGACAATACCGCCCGGCGGATCGCAAACATTCAACGATCAGTTGATGAAGTAGCGTTCTTTTCCTGCCAGTCTGACACCCGGCATCGCAGAAAAATCAGCTGCTGCGCGTCCCGGTCGCGTTATCTCGTGGCAAACGCGTGTCCCTTTCGCTGCTGGAAACTGGCACGAGCTTTGCAAATCTGTGTACGAACCCGCACGCGGTTGGCGCGACGTGTATGACACGCCGCGCAACAGAAGTGTCTGCGTGCGCATGAGGCACACAGAAAGTACACACAGAAGGAGGAATCACATGCTCACACGTTTCCGCACATCACCGTTTGACACAGCAAGCACACGATACACCACCGACATCAGCAGACTGCTCGATGCAGCTGCGACCATGCTCGGGCAGTCGAGCACGCTCATCGGCTCAGAGAGCGCAGCGACCGAGCGCGCTCCCGCGATGAGCATCTGGCGCGAGGAAAACGCGATCATCGCGGAGTTTGAGGTGCCCGGCTACACCATCGACGACATTGAGGTGACCGCAGACGATGGCACACTCACCATCCGAGGCGAGCGCAGCGCAGAAACCAAGACGAACGAGAACGCAACACCGATCCGCATCGAGCGTACGCACGCGCAGTTCGAGCGCTCGATCAATCTCGGCGCACCGATCAACGAGGAGGGCGCAGAAGCAACGCTGGTCAATGGTGTGCTGCGCGTGACAGTGCCGCTGGCATCGTCGGCTCAGCCCAAGCGCATTGCGATCAAGTCGTAATACGGCACATCACAATCGAGACGAGCATCGCAGAAGCACGCCCGGGGACTGCGGTCTCCGGGTGTGTTCATAAGTACTGAAGCTGCCTGCATTGCTTGATTGAAAGCGACAACCAGAGCCGTGTTGTAGCGTGTTTATGTCGTTGAATTATCTGCTTCATTTATCCGGATGGCGGCAGCTCGGCTTTCCATGACGCTGCCTCGTCGCTTTTTCCCTCGGACTCAAGTAACTCGATGAGTTCCTTGAAAGCATCGATGGTCCAGTCAGAATCGGGCCCAAGTTTTTCCAAAAAACCGTCGGCTGCGGAACGGAGCAGCCCGATCGCTTCGTCTTTCTTGCCATGGTCCTTGATAGTCACCGCAAGGTTGTACTGGAACGTTTCGTGCATGGAATGCTGTGGAGGGAACGACGGCGCACATTCGGCGATCGCGACGCGCAACTCCTCTTCCGCTCTGTCATACTGTCCGAGTTTGCGATATGTCGTGGAAACATTGTTGCGGAGATAGCCGACAAGTGTGCTCGAAGCACCGAGCGTGCGTACAGCGGTATTGATCGTCTTTGTTTCCATCGCGAGTGCGTCTTCCAGTCTGCCAAGCCCCTTATAGAACGATGTGACCATTGTTGTCGCACGGATGTAGTTGGGATGATCCTCACCGAGTGTGCGACCGATGCCATCGAGTGCATTCAGCGCGATCGGGAGTCCTTCCTCATACCTGTCGAGTGTGTACAGCGAGTTGGCATAGTTCGACGCAAGGATCAGCGTGGTTGCGTTGTCATCCCCATAGGCTTTGGCGAAGCGCTCCCACAGATCCTTCTTCATCGCAGCGCCCTTGTCGTAGTAGCCTTTGTCGTCATAGGCATTTGAGAGCGTTGACATTGGCGCCATGGTGGTGATGTCATACTTACCGAACGCACGTTCCGATCGTTCTACCACATCCTCAATAAGTGTGATTGCCTCATCAACCTTTCCGGCAGCGTAGAGCGTGTGCCCAAGATTCCCCGCTGCTGTGAGCGCTTCGCGACTGTCTTGGCCGAAAACGCGCTCGCTGCGCGCAAACACATCGCGCTTCGTGGACTCTGCTTTGTCAAAGTCTTCCAGCACGTCATAGACAGCGCTGAGTGTTGCATCGGCTTCGATCGACACCTCGTTGTCAGGACCGAATAGCGTGTTTGATTCCTCGCTTGTCCGCGTCGCCAGCGGAAGCGCTTCATCAATGTCGTTCAAATCCATGAGCACCGCTGCTCTGGCGGTCTTGAGCCGGAGTGTTTCCTCGGTCGGCGCTGGGCCAAGATCCTTGAGAATGTCCATACCAAGGTCTGCTTCGTGGAGCGACTTGTCGTACTCTCCAAGATTTCGATAGGCTGTTGAGAGCAGGCTGCGCACGCTCATGCGAGCTTCGGGTTGATTCGCAAGTGTCTGGTCGGCTGTCTCCGACGCATCATCGAGCACGTCAATAACTTTCAGATCTTTGCTGTCGAGCCCGGGGTTGGCAGCGGTGAGTATGTTGGTAACAAACTTCGAGAACGCGCCGGCGCGCTGCGCCTGCTTTGTTGCTTCCGTTGTCTGGAACTCCGCGTTCTTTCGCTGCGCCGTTGCTTCATCGAGCGCCCGGAGCGAAACCACCAGCGCTCCTGTGGACACAAGCACCACTACTGCGCCTGCAAAAGCGGCAATCTGATATCTCCGAACTGTTCGGCTCAGTGTGTACCACGCGCTGTCGCGGCGTGCTGCGATCGGCTCGCCAGCAAGATACGCGCGAAGATCTGCAGCAAGGTCGCCTGCGGACTGGTACCGGCGCTCGCGCTCCTTTGCCAACGATCGCGTCAACACGGTAGCAAGGTCTTCGCTAATCTCGGCTCTGAGCGATCGAGGCGGCACAGGTGCCGACGATGCAATGTGGTCGAGTGTTGTCTTTAAACCACCTGACACATCGTACGGGAACCTTCCGGTCAGCAGTTGATACAGCATCACGCCAAGTGAGTAGATATCCGTGCGACTATCGATAGCGTCGGGATCACCCACGGCCTGTTCCGGACTTGACCATGGGAGCGAGCCCATGAACTGGCCTGTGACCGAGAGCGTCGGTCTTGCAACGATGGACTCAGCAATGTTTGTATCAGTAGCTTTGGCAAGCCCGAAGTCGAGGATGTGTGCCCCTCCTTCGGCATCAACAAGGATGTTGTTTGGTTTGAGATCTCGATGGATCACACCGCGCTGATGCGCGTACTGCACAGCTTCTGCGATATCCGCAACGATCCGTACCGCGTCGGCAACAGCGGCTGGCGAGGAGTTCCCATCATCAGGCACAGCGTGCATGAGCGCCTGATCGAGCGTCTGGCCCTCGACATACTCCATGACAAGATACAACTGGCCATCTGATGTCATGCCCGAGTCGTACACGCCAACGATTGCGGGATGCTTCAGTGCAGCAACAAGTTCGATCTCCCGTTCGAATCTTCTGCGCGAAGCTCCTGAAGCGAGCGCGCCATCAAGCATGACCTTGACAGCGACGCGCCGACGCGTAGACCGCTGGATTGCAGAATAGACAACGCCCTGCCCGCCGCGCGCAATCTCTTTGAACTCGTCGTAGCCTGAGATGGACACAGTGCTGGGTATGCGATCGACTGTTCGTCTGAGCTCTGCAACAAGCGCGTCGTCGGACTCAAACCAGCTTGCGGACTTTGTATCGCCCATCGTGGTGTTCTCCCCGAACGGCTTGCTATCCCTCATCCTCAACCTGAGCAGCAATAACAGCACTCAACCGACGGAGCACGCGCGTCTTAATCTGATACACGCTGTCGATGCTGACACCAAACTCGGTAGAGACTTCCTGCGGAGTTCTGCCCTTCTGCACGTAGGCCTCAAAGGCACGCAGATCGCGTTCTGCGAACTCTGCTTGCACGATGAGCATGGCCTGACGCATGTGGTATTGCCGCCATTCCATCTCCCAGATCTCGTCAGCATCGGTATCGATATCCTGAATACTCGACGCTCCGGAACCTACTAGCGTTGTCGGGTCTGATCTCTGACGGAGTTTTGCATAAATCGCGTGGAGAGTGATTGTGCGCAGATAGCCGCGGAATCGACCTTTGGTGGGATCATACTCGAATCCCGGCATCGCTTTGGTCAACGCCATCAGTACGTCCTGTAACACGTCGTCTGCGTCCGGTCCAAACAGTCCATGTTTCTTCGCGACTGCACGGATCAGCAACTCATACCGAGCACAAAAATCGCGCCACGCCAACTGATCGCTCCCGGCTGACAACCGGTGAAGCAGTGTAATGTGCGTAGTCATGTCACTAGCCATGCAGGTTATTGCCCCTGTGACTCTTGAGTGTTTGTCCGCCAATGAACACCGGACGAATCGATTGTGTCAGATCGTCATTGGCGTGCCACTAGTTTAGGGAGAACACCTCTGCATTGCCCATTCCACATGGTGGTTCAATGTCGAATCCGGGAGTCGGCACTGAGAAGAAAGAACGGGAGACGTGGTCATATGCCGCAATACCAATCAAAGAAGAAAGCACATCCAGCCCTGCTGATCGGCGCCGTTGGGCTAGCAGTCTCGGCGTGCGCAGGCACATCGCATGCACAAACTGCATGGGGTAGCGCAATAGATGGGAGTTGGCTCGACACCGCCCGCTGGACCGCTGGCGTACCCGGTGCCACAACACCTGCGACACTGGGACTTGCCGGTACATACACAACCACGCTCCAGAACGGAAGCGGTAGCTATGGATCACTGCAGATCACCAATCCGAGCGCTGTTCTGAGCGTCTTCAACAACGCAAAGCTCGTTGCCAACGGGACAACAACAAATAACGGTCTAATCCAGATCTCAGGTCCTGGCGCTCCAGGCAACATTACAGGCTTTGAGGCAGGCGCTGCGAATGTCGATCTCATGGGTACTGGAGTGCTCCGACTGGCACACCCCACCAACGGGAACAGCGATGCAGCGTATCTGTACTATTCAGGTGCCGCGACGAATACACTAACGAACGCAAGCACCCACACCATTGCTGGTTCGGGTCGCGTCTACACGGCATTGATCAATAACGGTACGGTCAATGCGGACACTGGCGCAGGCACAACGCTGTTTATGATCGAGCAGCCGAAGACGAACAACGGCTTGATGACCGCAAGCAACGGCGGCGTGCTGCAGGTCAATGGCATCGCACTTACGCAATCGTCTGGCGGTGTGAGTGCATCATCCGATGACAGCCACGTCCAGTTTCTCAATGCAACTGTCTCCGGCGGCACGATTGACGGCGCGGGCACCAACGGGAGTGTGCAGTATCTCGGCACCGATCTGCTTGATGGTGTCACACTCACGAACCTCAACAACGTCGTCAACAACTCGCTGGTCAACATTGGGGCAAACGGTGTTGTCAACAACGGGCTGTGGACCGTCAGCGATCCCAGCGCAGCTGGCAACTTCACGCGCATTGCAACAAGTGCTGCCAACGCTATCGTCAGCGGAACCGGGACCATCCGTCTGCAGGGAACCGGTACTGGCAACAACGACAGCGGGTATCTGACATATACCGGGAGCGCGAGCAATGTGTTGACCAATGGCGCAAGCCATTCCATCAGGGGCTATGGCCGTGTCTACTCGAACCTTGTCAACAACGGAACGGTCAACGCAGATGTTGCTGGCAAAACAATGTACATGATCGATCAGCCCAAGACGAACAACGGAACGATGACCGCGAGCAACGGCGGTACTTTGCAGTTCAGTGGCATCACTGTGACAGGTAATCCGACAGCGCAGATTATCTCCACAGATGCCAGCAGTCCTGTGCAGATGGTCAACGCAACAATGACGGGTGGCGGATTTACAACCTCCGGCACAGGAGAGTTTCAGTACTTCGGCACAGACACGCTCAGTAATCTGACGGTCAACGGCACGCACTCTATCACAAACAACACGCTTGTGAATCTCGCTACCAATCTAGTGAACAACGGAAACTGGTTCATTAGCGCCCCCACCGCTGCTGGTAACTTCACACGTTTGAGTGCGGCAGCGCCGAACGTCACTATCAGCGGCACAGGCTCCATCCGCCTGCAAGGCGTGGCAAGCGGCAACGGCGACAACGACAGTGCGTATCTCACCTACTCCACAAATACAAACCAGATGACGCTCGGGCCGAATCAGGATCTGCTCGGATACGGCCGTGTCTATACCAACCTCGTGAACAATGGCGAGGTGATCGCAGATGTCTCAGGCAAGGGCATCTTCATGATTGACCAGCCCAAGACGAACAACGGTACGATGACCGCAAGCAATGGCGGATTCCTCCAGTTCCGCAACACCACTGTCACCGGTAATCCATCTGCTCAGATCATCTCGACAGATTCAGCGAGCCCAGTACACATGGCCGACGTCACGATGACCGGCGGCGGCTTTACCACATCCGGCACGGGTCTCTTCCGATACACTGGCACATCCACGCTGAACAACCTGACTGTCAATGGCAGGCACGAGATTGCAAACAACTCGACCGTGAACATTGGCACAGATCTTGTCAACAATGGTGACTGGTTTATTAGCGCACCAACCGCAGCTGGCAACTTCACTGGCCTGAACGCGGGAGATGCAAGCATCACTATGAGCGGCACGGGAACAATCCGTCTGCAGGGTGTACAGAGTGGAAACGGCGATAATGACAGCGCGTATCTCTATTACACCAACGCCGCAAACCAGATGACACTGGGCGCGAATCAGCAACTTCGCGGGTACGGTCGCGTGTACACAAATCTGGTGAACAATGGCACAATCAACGCAGACAACACGCCGAA
Above is a genomic segment from Phycisphaeraceae bacterium containing:
- a CDS encoding DUF1572 family protein, which translates into the protein MGKAPNLRYTQPLPANSIAMFVQLFERQKASAEHAIEQITDEHLFARPTDGMNSIAIIIQHISGNLRSRWTDFLTSDGEKPDRNRDTEFAEPPHDRELLMQKWDDAWAITLASIGSLSPDDLSRIVTIRSVPHTVHAALCRSMEHIGYHVGQIHLLARLLHGSAGWNWLTIPPGGSQTFNDQLMK
- a CDS encoding Hsp20/alpha crystallin family protein, with the protein product MLTRFRTSPFDTASTRYTTDISRLLDAAATMLGQSSTLIGSESAATERAPAMSIWREENAIIAEFEVPGYTIDDIEVTADDGTLTIRGERSAETKTNENATPIRIERTHAQFERSINLGAPINEEGAEATLVNGVLRVTVPLASSAQPKRIAIKS
- a CDS encoding serine/threonine protein kinase, producing the protein MGDTKSASWFESDDALVAELRRTVDRIPSTVSISGYDEFKEIARGGQGVVYSAIQRSTRRRVAVKVMLDGALASGASRRRFEREIELVAALKHPAIVGVYDSGMTSDGQLYLVMEYVEGQTLDQALMHAVPDDGNSSPAAVADAVRIVADIAEAVQYAHQRGVIHRDLKPNNILVDAEGGAHILDFGLAKATDTNIAESIVARPTLSVTGQFMGSLPWSSPEQAVGDPDAIDSRTDIYSLGVMLYQLLTGRFPYDVSGGLKTTLDHIASSAPVPPRSLRAEISEDLATVLTRSLAKERERRYQSAGDLAADLRAYLAGEPIAARRDSAWYTLSRTVRRYQIAAFAGAVVVLVSTGALVVSLRALDEATAQRKNAEFQTTEATKQAQRAGAFSKFVTNILTAANPGLDSKDLKVIDVLDDASETADQTLANQPEARMSVRSLLSTAYRNLGEYDKSLHEADLGMDILKDLGPAPTEETLRLKTARAAVLMDLNDIDEALPLATRTSEESNTLFGPDNEVSIEADATLSAVYDVLEDFDKAESTKRDVFARSERVFGQDSREALTAAGNLGHTLYAAGKVDEAITLIEDVVERSERAFGKYDITTMAPMSTLSNAYDDKGYYDKGAAMKKDLWERFAKAYGDDNATTLILASNYANSLYTLDRYEEGLPIALNALDGIGRTLGEDHPNYIRATTMVTSFYKGLGRLEDALAMETKTINTAVRTLGASSTLVGYLRNNVSTTYRKLGQYDRAEEELRVAIAECAPSFPPQHSMHETFQYNLAVTIKDHGKKDEAIGLLRSAADGFLEKLGPDSDWTIDAFKELIELLESEGKSDEAASWKAELPPSG
- a CDS encoding sigma-70 family RNA polymerase sigma factor, with translation MTTHITLLHRLSAGSDQLAWRDFCARYELLIRAVAKKHGLFGPDADDVLQDVLMALTKAMPGFEYDPTKGRFRGYLRTITLHAIYAKLRQRSDPTTLVGSGASSIQDIDTDADEIWEMEWRQYHMRQAMLIVQAEFAERDLRAFEAYVQKGRTPQEVSTEFGVSIDSVYQIKTRVLRRLSAVIAAQVEDEG